Part of the Prunus dulcis chromosome 8, ALMONDv2, whole genome shotgun sequence genome is shown below.
ttttttaggtcttcattcatagatcatccttacaaaaaattagacaaatcgaataccgtttcgacatccaattgtgtcttacagAATTAATGAACACGgtgtttcaagaaaatactaaagtttcaataactcaattgagtagTCAAATGATATAtgattcaagtaattttttgtaaagatgatctttgaatgagtatctacaaaatagacggtttggattactgaaatacaatccggagAGGGGCCTACAAGGGGTATCCcttaaataagcttatttgagggatccctcaatggaaactctctgtatatatatatatatatatatatatatatttatttatttatttatttatttatttatttatttatttatttatttatgaagcTTACGTGAGTTCAAAACAAGAGTCTTTGGAGCTTAtaaatctttaattttttttttttattatgtttatttatctttgtcttttattattttatatagtctTAAATAGCTTAAATATTTCTAGCATATTTTGCCCCACGAGTCTTAGAGATATCCAGACCGTGGGAGCGAGGATTGTGGATCAGGTTGACCAGATGTCTCCTGAGTCCAGCGAGGATTACAAGGCAGGACGTGTCACTAATGGTGTCATGAGGAAATGGATAGTTATGGCTTTCCGAGTGTGATTACCCGAATCTAAATGCattattttcattcatttaattatatattgccAAGTGAGTAATGCCAGGAAGCTTGGAACAGGAAGCTGAGATGGAATatgagaactacgtgtggcttgatccctttttaagggtacgtaggcaacctaGGGTTCTAGATGCAACCATGAGGGCAAGTAACTAAGGTAGTCCAgctaaattattataaatccAATGTTGTTTTGAGGATGTTCTAAGAAAttgagatgaattttattagaaggatattttatttgatttgttgaggcctgaggccagagtgatatgatgcttgattttcttggatATAAATTAATGCATGCTAGCAGTTGggttatatataaacatatatgtttgttttacaggtgaaaatttttgggaaatgttcaatttacaagggagactccGCCGAATTCTCGGCAAAAGTCAAACATGAGATAAATTGTATTTTGAAtggaagggcaaataggtcatttgtgcccggcACCCACCAAGTGTAAGACACACACAGGGTTCggctcagattccaaagtggaatttgggtcgggtcctgtcaaaaacATCTTTCGATATCTTTCTTGTAACCTTCTGGATAGgcagaaaataatttttccttCTCCGATCGGGGATACAGAATTGATTTGACAAATGTGGTCCACCTCAGGTAGATGTCGTCTGCTGGATAATACCCATTCTAGTagacggtattgttgatttcataGGTGATATTCGGGGCTTCACCTCTTAAGACATTGTTGAATACCAGGGATGGACCAAGCATGTTCAGGTCGTTTTGAGATCTGAAAACTCTAAAAAAGGCATACCAAACCCATGTACTGAATCCACCAACGGCTTAAagaatgatacttttttgctCTTTCCTATTCCCATAATCTCATTGTCAGGCAGTTAGGCAATTCTTCTATTGCCAGTATATACAGtcaatgcttccaatcatgcctGGAAAacctcgagcttcggcttttttGTAGAAGCTTTTGGAGGTCTCTAGGCATAGGTTTGTGGAGGTAGTCCCTGGTGCAAAGAGTTTCGattgcatcacagaatctgaCCAAGCATTCTAGAGTAGTGAACTTCCCCATCctagcaatctcatccacctaaTCAGCAGATGCACCATACGCTAGTATTCGTATAATAGTTATAAGCTTTTGCTCcagaagaagccccaaaaccccagcaaCATCTTACTTCTGAAGTATGCATGGTAATTGCATacatcatgcatgactttattgaacaaatggagttgcattctatatcaccctcgaaaatcaacattagAGTACAcaaaatttgggataaagtaatcttccaaaatattCTTATTCCGAGAATGCATATGTCTGTCCACGTTCGGGCCACGGTCCACTCGTGAACCGTAGTGGCAGCCTTGGCTTGATAGATCAAGCATACCCACTGCCATGACAACttgttcatcatcttcttgCTACACCCTTTTTTCTTCAGCTCGTCTACgccttctttctttaatttctcgCTTTTGCATCTCTAAGCATCTCCTCATGTCTGACATTGAGAGTGGGgtatgaaatctaaaatttaagAAATGAAAGGATAGAGAAGATCTGGCGTGAGAGGTATAAGTTGTGCCTCTGTGCCTCTGATtttatagagatatttagaagatagagatgacacgtggcgcgattttagagggtgaaaatcttttatgaaatatgagatttgtattttataataaatatcgATACGTGGCATCCGAgaattttatctgaaatttgagatttgtattttataataaatgtCGACATGTGGCAACCGAGAATCTTATTCGAAAATTTTCTCCGAAAAATTCATTCGAattatgagatatgaattttataataaatattgacacaTGGGAATCCAAAATCTTATTCGAAAAtcttctccaaattaattgtttaggtaaaaaaataaaaataaaaactaaaagtaaatagtatttgcccttagccatggcaatggtTGGAAACACACCTTGCTTTTTACAAGGGCTACCACTAgtcacatgaatagtaacagCCCTTGCCTCCCCTTgtcctttgccatggcaaataggTGGAAGTGCTCACCAAATAGAGTAAAAAGAAGAACCACACGTCATGGGAAACTATTTCAATAAGGATTAAGGAGGATAAATAGTTCTGCTACTTAAATAACCACACAAAACTTCTATAAAAACATGCATCGTATTGTGAATTCTCTGTCAAGGTTCTGCACAGgacataaaaaaacatatcGTTGTATGTTTagggttgaaaaaatgaaTAACACACAAATCTAAACACTCCATCTAATCAATCTTACCAAGGTATGAACTTAATATCATCATGCTGAAAAATAAGTCTTAATCAACTTTTGTAACATAGAAAATATACCTGTAAGTCTgagagtttttattattttatcatcTTTGTTAAGACAAATTCATTGGTAAAGAATTAGTTTTAATGATTAAAATGTACACAATAGATAAGAAACAAAGACAATAGTTTTGTATCATCCCTATTTGCTAAATCTGTGAACAACAACCTTAGAGTTCCAAGATTGTCGAACACACCATggaaaatatcaacaaaaagGCAATCTGGCCAGATAGTCTTGCCCATGCATCATACATGTGGCAATGGATTTGTAGTAAGTCACCAAACAGAGTACAACgaagaagaaattaattgaaacTAGCATGTATCACTATAACTTTAGGCTAGCagttgataaaaaaaaaaatcacacaAATCTAACTGCTCCATCTATACAATCTTACCAAGGTATGAAATATATTATCATGCGGCAAAACTTGTATAAACTTTGCAACTGTGTAATGTCTAGTAAATGTCAGGCACTGCACTAGTGACTTCAATGAAAACCAATCAAATGAATAGCTTCGTACGCTCTGTTGGATGAAACCCTTTCCGGTACATCACTTCTAACCATCTCCTTGCCTCAGAAGTCCTCCCATGTTTAAGAAAACCTTGTACTAAGGTGTCATAAGTCCACCGGTTCGGCTCATACCCTTTCTGGCACATCTTATAGAACAATGCACAAGCACGGTCCATATTAGTCTCGCTTAGTCTTCTCAGCAACAAATTGTATGTGTACACATCTAACGGAAAGCACTTTTCAATTACTTCTTCCAAATTCTCAATATCTTGGCTCAACCTGACACGACCAGAAAATGCACCAATAAGCAGACCAAGCATTGAACTATCAGACTTCTCATTTGGCACCTGTCTCAGTTGAACCCAAGCGTCGTAGAGCTCTTGACTTTTCAGAGAATGCAACAGAAGTATGTTACCAGTAAAGGATGTAATATGGCGGCCAACTTTCTCCAAGTCATTAATGAGATTTACTGCTATATGATATCCTTGATTCCAGCACGACAACTGTATAAGAAACTCATAACAGTCATCGCTTGGAACCActcccttctctctcatttccttCAAGAAGTCAAGTGCAATATCCACCCTTTTGACCTTGCAGAGACCAACAATCATTGTGCTGTATAATCTTCTCCCAATTTCCCTTCTCTGGTGCAGATCATTGAAGAAATTCAAAGCATCCGAAATTCGTTCACTCCTCAAATAACTCTGCAACATAAGAACATCAGATCTCAGATTGGGCTCAATCCCACTTCGCTGCATCGTCTCATATACTTGTCTAGCCAGATCGGGCCTTTTCGCATGCCCAGCTCCATAGACGAAAAAGTTGTATATTTGACAACTAGGTTCCCGACAACACAACTGCAGCtctaacaaattaaaaaattgctTATCTGGATTTTCCATAGCACATAGACAGCAAATTACATCTCTGAACAGGTTACGAGTCGGCGAGTGACCcctttcttgcatttcaatcAGAAGTCTGGCAGCAATATCACCCCTACTTGACTCGTTAAAACCACGTATCAAGTTAAAGTATGTACTCTTTCTAGCAACTTTATTTAGTCTGTTGAGTTCCGCATGTATTAAATAACCATCTTCTACCCTCTTAGTTCTACAAAGAGTTGTAATGAACTTATCGTATGTGGAACCACTTGGCATAAAGTTTCGCTCTAGCGCAAAAATAACCAACTCCTTCATCTTATCGAGCTTTCCCTCTCTGCACAAAGCATCTGCAAGTATAGAAAATGTTTTCCTACCCGGAAAATAATCTTGTTTTATAGAATTCTTCAACACTTCATATGCTTCATCCACGCTGCCATCCCCACAGAAAGTATTGATCAAATAGTTGTAAGCCAAACTATTAGGAGAGAGCCCAAACTCAGATTTCGAATTATACAACTCAAGAGCAACATCAACCATTCCTGCTTTGCAAAAGAAGCACAAGGCAGCATTCATGGTGACCTTATCAGGGCAAATCTGACCATCCTTCATCTCCATCAATAAATCACAAACCTCCTCAAGCCGATCCTCCCTCAAAAGCCTACATATCAAAGTATTGTACCTAAAAGTATCAGGCACATACCCTTCCAATGACCTCTTGTCATGCAGAAACTCCAACGCCCCATCTAACCTCCCAGCCTGAACAAGATCACGTATCCAAACACCATAGACTCTCTCCATGAGTTCCACCCCAGCGCCCTGAAACTCGTCCACCAACTTCCCAGCCTGCTCGAACTTATTATTCTTACAAAGGGCATCAACAAGAACACTCACGGCATGCCCATTGACGGCCCTCCCGTCAGACAACAATTTACGCAAGTACTTTTCAGCATCATCCAGCAAGTTCTGCTTACAATAGCACTTGAGCATGACGGAATGAGTGATCTCGTTCTCAAAACCCCTCAAAGAAATCTGCTTGGCAATGACCTGAACagcatcaaaacaattctCTTCCACCAAAGCATTCAAAAGAACATGGTAAGCAAACACATCCAGGTCAAGCCCCTGAAAGCGCATTTTACCAAACAGTTGGAGTGCAATGTCGGGTTTGCCAGCCACAGCATAACCCATCACCAAAGTGTCGCGAAATCGAACCGTATGCGCATACCTCTGCTTGCTGTAGGTGGACAGGAAGTCAAGCATCAGTGACATGAGCTTGGCGCGAGAAAGAATCTTGAAAATGGCGTGGAAGGTCGCGCGGGTGTGGTTAAAGCCGGGCTGGCGGCCGACCCAGTCGAAGAACTTGAGGCAGGAGAGGACGTCGTGGCCGCTGCTACCATAGCGGAGCACCTCCAAGACGAAGGTCTCAGAGAGGCAGAGGTTCAGATGGGCAAGCGCCAAGTCGGCGGAGGAGCGGTGGTGATAATGAAACGACAAGTCGTTGGAGTTCTCGAGGTCGAGGACGGTGTTGTCGTCTCCGGTGGTCTTGAGGATCTGGAAGATGTGGTCGAGCAACGCGTCGTTGCGGCTCTTGAACCATTCTTTGAAAGAGAGGACGACGTCCTTGGCTTGGATCAAGCAGGCGGTTGATGTCGTTGAAAACGCAGCACTAGGGCCAAAGCAGAAAGAAGAAGGTGAGCAGGGACCGGAGCTTACAAAACCATTGGCATTGAGCAAGGAGAAGACATAGTGGTAGTTGGTGCTGGCCCTAGATTTGGATAAATTTCTCagagaaaaaaacatattatcaTCAAGAAGAACTAGGgttttggaggaggaggatggtTCTTTCAATTCGAGGGCTTTGGCACGAGGAGATGAggatttggggattatttgggTTCAGCCATAGTTTCGAAACCCCTCTAGTTTCCGAACCCAGACAGTGAGCTTGCCGCAGCCACAGTGGCAACTCGCTTTAACGCcgtaattgacatgtatgcaCCGGAAATTACCAACATACCACTGGTTCAAAAATTTATGCTGGCGTACCACTTTCAGACTTCACATACTCCAAGCCCCTTTGCCCTATTTGGTGAGCTGGACTAGATATGATTTTTACATTTAAAATGGACATGGGTTCTGACTATTGTTTGATGGGCTTAAAATGCATCATGGACTTGATGTAGTTAGTGGACACCAGTTCATAATAACACCGGCTCCAGAACCCATCGCTAGGCATGGGTTTCGAAGCCAACCACGCCTCCTCATTAACTGATTCAGAAGAACTTGCTCTGGTTTGTTTTGCTGCCTTCTattctcatctctctcttccctttgCCATATCTTCGCATCTTCCAGTCGATCCAGCAAAACTTGAGATCTGATTTAAAGGAGGCCTTGTTCTTGAGATCTTATGAGGGAGCCTTGTGATTCTTTCTTGTTTGGCTCTTGGGTGTTTGGTTGCGAAGATGGCGAGTGGAAAATCGATATGGGATCACAGCCTTGGTGTGAATATTTTCAAGCTCTTGATGAGAATCAGAAGAGATGAGTTGGTGCAAATTCCAGAGGAATTGTGcgaagaaggaaaatattttatgGGGAAGTGTTTTGCGAAGGACCCGAGTAAGCTGTGGACGGCTGAGATGCTTCTAAGCCACCCAtttgtttctgattttgacACTTTTTTAGTGGAAGACAAGGAAGAGCTCTTTTGAGGGACCACCATCTCCAAGAGGCAATTTTGATTTCCTAGATTGGGTTTCAATGGCAAGTTATGAAATTTCACCAAGATTTGGGGATCTTTTTGGAACCACGGAGGAGACACCCAAATGATATTTCTCTGCAATTTGGGTCACAGTCCGGTGATTCAaagattttttaaagaattgtattcattattataattttaaagattttatttgtattttattttataaattttgctatttttgttCCAGTCCTACAATCTCAACTTGGTGTTTATTGCACCAAACAACTGCTTAAAATGCAGTCATATCCCAACCAGTCCAGTCTTGTCTAATATATCCAGTCCAGTCCAATCTAGACTACCAAACGGGGCGTTAGGATAGAAACTCTCATGCAGTGGGATAACGTAATGACACGTAGAATAACTTTTTCACATGTCATTGTGTTAATGTCCGGAGATAGCAAAGCAAAACAGTATTATCCCCATTACAAGTAAAGTTTTTTGCCATTCTAGGAATGATAAAAATTCTCATCGGGTGTCAAGGCTAgttcattgattttggagGCCTtggacaaaaatgaaaaattagacCTTTTTTGTTTAACACTTACCTCATTTTGAACAagaattataataaaaagtttCAAACTTACGTCATAAGTAGGTTAGTTtaagtattttaaaaaaaaataattatatgaaagataaagaaaaaaggcccaaaaaagttcaaaataaAGCCCATAAAGCATTAGTTTCACACATAAAAGGCCTTTTTTGCTTGTACACTTATTGCCCTGGAGGTGTGTAAGAGGCATGTGCCGTCGCTCATCCCTCACACCCTATGGGTCGGGGCTGTTGGGTGTTCAGAGTGGATATGCGTATCTCGAATTTTAAAAGTCATCTGTCAGGTACGGCCAGGATGATATTGTTATCCTCATTCCCAAACCCGACTCCAAGATTGAGATATGTATTTTTAAGTACTTTACATTTAATATAACTATGTATGATTATAATATAATCAAGGCTTATTTACACAAATGCCTCCTGAAACCATGGTCAAATCTCACATTGCCCCCTCAAACTTAAAGTGGCCAACTTACCCCAATTGACCATAGTTTAGTGACCCACTTTGTCCCTTGTCGTCAACTCAATTCAAAAGTCTATTACCTATGATGACGTAGCAGGggtgtttttgtaatttcatacATATGGATCATTATCCACCATTTGAGGGGTGACGTGGAAAGTAGAGCCCACTTCCACAtggataaaaatataattaaatattctagtaatttaaaactaattaaaactaaaataaaacattaaaaaaatttgaactaaaaaagaatctctctctctctctctctctctacccaAACCCCTCCTGGCAGCCATAACCGCCCCTCCTCAAGCCACCCCCCTCCTGCCCCAACAAAACCCAGATGGTGGGGAAAATTTCTCCCCTTTTTTGACTAATATTCCAATCACTCCCATCAGCTAAATCTCTTACCCACAAACCACACCTCTCTCTCCGCCTTTGTCTCTCCCATGCCTCCTACACCATAGTTGTACTCTCAGCTAGGgctgggcacggttcggtttggaccggtttcgGGGAAAAAATGGAACCTGATCCGATAGTGCAgaccggttcggtttggaccggttctGCTCAACATCCATACAGAAatccgaaccaaaccggaccTATTCCTGCGGTtccggttttttttttataatttaaattttaacaaatctgcccaaaatgtatttatatacTAACATACCCCAAATTTGAGGTTCCATCAAGCTTTCAACAcatcaaaatgaatccaacttcaacaaaaatacaatccaaattcaaatgaatccaacttaaacaaaaattcaatccaaattcaatccaacttcaacatcatcaaaatgaatccaacttcaacaaaaatacaatccaaattcaaatgaatccaatttcaacaaaaattcaatccaacttcaacatcatcaaaatgaatccaacttcaacaaaaatacaatccaaattcaatccaacttcaacatataaattacaacccaaattaaatcaaacttcaacaaaataagttccaaaataaattactagcCAAATACAACCCAAATTCAACCAAATATACATTACAACCCAAATTAAATTCCTCCTAACATTGAAAAGTAGTTGGAGCTATGGTGCTAGGTGTGGATGAACTCATAATATctacataaaaaaacataaacacattaaaaaaacatatataatatttaaaaaatatataaattaattctaTTGGACCGGTTCGGATTGGACCGGTTCCTTAGGATGGAAAACCGGAACCGGAACCGGTCTGaaccggttcggtttggatttttctcggtttttgacttttttggtcaacacggtttttttcggttttttccggattggtttggttcggttttgCGGTTTTGCGGTTcaaatgcccacccctactctCAGCCGTATCACAACAACcgttgaaaaataaaacaaaaacctcCAAAACCAAGAAATCAACATTCTTCTTCAATTAAATTTCTAGAAAAACTCATGAGAATATAACACCAATCCAAACAATATACACAAACAATAATCCAATCAATTACCCAGAACCCGCACCTCACCCAATCCATTGCAACCCCAAATTTCCACAATCACCCCCAAAATTCCTCTCTCAAAACATGCCCACATCCACCACTCTCATACGTACAAGTTTTTCTCGTCAACCCTTAAGTTTGGTTTTGTAGCAAAGATTGTAAGAGAGAtggggagggagggagggagagagagagcagctGAGAGGGATGACGGAAATCCACTATGTTCCACTAGCATTTCGATTCTGGCATCGACGGTGATGACCGTCAAGACTGGGTTCTGAAATGGGTTAGCGTCTGCGTCCGATTAAGCCATCGGATCTCCTTGAAGTTGTGAATCATTTGATGTGTCGATGGGGCTGTGAAGCTGTTGGAAGAGAGgcgggaagagagagaaaggaagagagatAGAGCGAGAGAGAAACTtaaccaaattttttaatgttttattttaattattttaattagttttaataattagaatatttaattatatcttTATCTATGTGGAAGTGGGCTCCACTTGCGACGTCACCTTTCAATTGGTGAATAATGATTCAGATgtatgaaattacaaaaacaccCCTGACACGTCATCATAGTTAACAAATTTTTGGACGGAGTTGACAGAATGGGATAAAATGGGTCACCAAACCATGGTCAAGCGGGATAAGTGGGCCACTTTAAATTTGAGGGGGCAATGTGAGATTTGATCGTAGTTTTAGGGGGCCTTAGTGTAAATAAGCATATAATCAATAAAtacataatttaatatttatttagttttccCAAATCAAATTGAGATGATTGTGAGTAGTTTCATTGAagggttaatttcaatttagtacCCTAAATTCTCACCCTTAAGGAATGTTTGTCCTTGCActctcaattttaacaatcatgtaccttaatttttttaattctaggcgttgaaatttcaattaattgtCTATGTGGCAGGACTGCGTCCCACTTATTTGCTTCTTTCGATGTCAGTTGAAGGGTATTTTCGAACAACTGGTGCCTCCCGCCCAAActtgcaaaaaaaaagaaggtgtctttttcttagtataagtgatagtctaaactatagaGAGGAGCTTCTCATACGGATCCTGAGCCTCCGCATTTAGGTTCCATGCATTTACACAAATAATCTAACCATCCACCACAAGACACatcatcaaaattttaagtcaagtttttttatttcccaAAACTCATGTTAACTCAAATGTTAACGTCATTTGGATTCTCTTTTTATGagcttcctcctcctcctcttatCATGTTTGtgccatttttttcttcttcttttttaactCCTTTATTCCTGcttctttgtgttttttatttaaacaacTGATTTTGTTAAGACTAATTTCATTAAGAAACTGATTTCATTAAGGGAGCCAAGCCAACGAAACAATAAGAAGATCCAGAACAAAGAAACCACATAGCAATGAAACATGACAGGACttgacccaaattccactttgggaTCCAAGTCGAGCCTCTTGTGTGTCCAACATCGGGTAGGTGTTGAGCGcgaatgaccaaaataccctttttGCCCTGAAtcgcaaaacaaaaacacactTAAGGGTTTAACTTCTACCAGAAAACcggcagagtttcccttgAAAAACGGACATTTCCCAATAAATTACCACCTGCAAAAATATGCAATCAAGAAAAATCTAAATTGTTTAGCATGCATTAGACAAATAAATTTGAATGGCATCAAGCCTCTTTATATGACATAAATCATTCAACCATCTGAATCTGGTCTCAACTCTCAGAACAACATGAATACGTTATCAATTTCCAATATGACCTAACTGAACAAATTTTCAGCACTTGATCTTGTGGCTGCACCTACTAACTCTAGGTTGCCTACATACCCTTACTAAGGGAttaagccacacgtagttctttatactagaaaacaaaattcaacccATATGTAAGTAAATATTCCTCCACACTTTCCTAAACCCAAAAGCTTCAACTCTAATCAATCCGCTAAAACTTCAGCAAAAGATATTGATTTCAGAACAATCTTCCACCCAACACATATGTGcatatacaaataaataaataaataaatatatatatatatatatatatatataatagctCATTATAGATAAGtaggaaaacaagaaaattattaaaataacattgGCCA
Proteins encoded:
- the LOC117637278 gene encoding pentatricopeptide repeat-containing protein At1g71210, mitochondrial; translated protein: MFFSLRNLSKSRASTNYHYVFSLLNANGFVSSGPCSPSSFCFGPSAAFSTTSTACLIQAKDVVLSFKEWFKSRNDALLDHIFQILKTTGDDNTVLDLENSNDLSFHYHHRSSADLALAHLNLCLSETFVLEVLRYGSSGHDVLSCLKFFDWVGRQPGFNHTRATFHAIFKILSRAKLMSLMLDFLSTYSKQRYAHTVRFRDTLVMGYAVAGKPDIALQLFGKMRFQGLDLDVFAYHVLLNALVEENCFDAVQVIAKQISLRGFENEITHSVMLKCYCKQNLLDDAEKYLRKLLSDGRAVNGHAVSVLVDALCKNNKFEQAGKLVDEFQGAGVELMERVYGVWIRDLVQAGRLDGALEFLHDKRSLEGYVPDTFRYNTLICRLLREDRLEEVCDLLMEMKDGQICPDKVTMNAALCFFCKAGMVDVALELYNSKSEFGLSPNSLAYNYLINTFCGDGSVDEAYEVLKNSIKQDYFPGRKTFSILADALCREGKLDKMKELVIFALERNFMPSGSTYDKFITTLCRTKRVEDGYLIHAELNRLNKVARKSTYFNLIRGFNESSRGDIAARLLIEMQERGHSPTRNLFRDVICCLCAMENPDKQFFNLLELQLCCREPSCQIYNFFVYGAGHAKRPDLARQVYETMQRSGIEPNLRSDVLMLQSYLRSERISDALNFFNDLHQRREIGRRLYSTMIVGLCKVKRVDIALDFLKEMREKGVVPSDDCYEFLIQLSCWNQGYHIAVNLINDLEKVGRHITSFTGNILLLHSLKSQELYDAWVQLRQVPNEKSDSSMLGLLIGAFSGRVRLSQDIENLEEVIEKCFPLDVYTYNLLLRRLSETNMDRACALFYKMCQKGYEPNRWTYDTLVQGFLKHGRTSEARRWLEVMYRKGFHPTERTKLFI